In the Wyeomyia smithii strain HCP4-BCI-WySm-NY-G18 chromosome 2, ASM2978416v1, whole genome shotgun sequence genome, one interval contains:
- the LOC129722427 gene encoding otefin-like: MSKLEDLTNDQLQKKLQEYGLANMPVTQTTRAVLIKRLKKKMEETDSKVRRETVHVVKYSSDEDSEMTEAGTEKKAQKKEPNRRATIGVSAAKLAKTLPVMPQLPPPKPVVDETPIEPSQKRRSGRITPIQQNNKDTAAAIPKEPMIVENSDDDEDLPLTQLSRRDRSSKSPSLSRGETVTTSYVHQVEIALKPPIPEVMEIDLTESVDDVQEEEMPEPEPYVRPVLTPSRETRFIGGNATTTSKRTTIAGTPGLSLNRPLPELSTSFGRPSMATSYNYNSTVREERKLDPTDSPYLSEFTKRLSRLKAETAQVNASREQPMRRTIAPSYVSAARSDGSSDYARLSTIRGRYDAKSASGKGGEIRASLRQVILSLDQKYPIKRIFYLLVVAMIVIFLFVFFFL, translated from the coding sequence ATGAGTAAACTAGAGGACCTCACCAATGATCAGCTCCAGAAGAAGCTGCAGGAGTACGGTTTGGCAAATATGCCAGTGACTCAGACAACTCGCGCTGTTCTAATaaaaaggctgaagaaaaaaatggaagaaaCAGATTCTAAGGTACGTCGTGAAACCGTTCATGTGGTGAAATATTCCTCCGACGAGGATAGCGAAATGACGGAAGCCGGCACTGAGAAAAAAGCTCAGAAAAAAGAGCCAAACCGACGGGCAACAATCGGTGTATCGGCAGCAAAGCTGGCCAAGACTCTGCCTGTTATGCCCCAGTTGCCACCACCGAAACCCGTGGTCGATGAAACACCAATTGAACCTTCACAGAAGCGTCGCTCCGGAAGAATAACGCCAATTCAGCAAAATAACAAAGATACCGCGGCGGCTATCCCGAAAGAACCAATGATTGTCGAGAATTCCGATGACGACGAAGATCTGCCCTTGACTCAGCTGAGCAGACGTGACCGCAGTTCAAAAAGCCCTTCCCTAAGCCGGGGTGAAACAGTTACCACATCCTACGTTCATCAAGTTGAAATTGCTTTGAAACCTCCGATTCCTGAAGTAATGGAAATCGATTTAACGGAGTCGGTCGATGATGTACAGGAGGAGGAAATGCCGGAACCGGAGCCGTACGTGCGTCCTGTGCTGACACCTTCTCGCGAAACCCGTTTCATTGGTGGTAATGCCACAACGACCAGTAAAAGAACCACAATCGCCGGAACGCCAGGACTCTCCCTGAATCGTCCACTACCAGAATTATCAACCTCGTTCGGGCGCCCTTCGATGGCTACGTCATACAATTACAATTCAACCGTTCGTGAGGAACGTAAGCTTGATCCTACCGATTCCCCGTATTTGAGTGAATTCACCAAGCGTTTGTCCCGGTTGAAAGCCGAAACCGCACAGGTTAATGCATCTCGTGAACAGCCCATGCGACGCACCATTGCACCAAGTTATGTGTCTGCAGCGCGTAGCGATGGTTCCAGCGATTACGCTCGACTGTCCACGATACGCGGGCGGTATGACGCTAAGAGCGCCAGCGGCAAGGGAGGCGAAATACGAGCATCACTACGACAGGTCATTTTGTCTCTCGACCAGAAATATCCAATCAAGCGAATCTTCTACCTGCTGGTGGTGGCAATGATTGTCATatttttgtttgtgtttttctttcTGTAG